The stretch of DNA CCGCACTCGCCGGACCGGTGATTGTCTCGGTGTCTGCGTTGACATTCCTCTTCATCGCGCACACTCGCGGCTACTTGTTGGCACCACAGGACGCGCTCTACGCCGTGTATCCGTCGCTGGATCCCTTCAACGTGATCAACCCGGTTGCCCACGGATCCGGGGTCAGCGGTACCTATGTCGGCTCGATGCTCCTTGTCTTCCTCGCGTGGGTGGGGATCCTTCTTCTCGTTGGAGTGACGGCGTTCGGGCGGAGGGACCTGTAGTATGTCTGTCCTTCGATCGAGGTGGCTGATCGCAGGAATCGCAGTCGCGCTCGTGGCGGTCCTTCTCGGTGGTCAGACTGCCACCGACCGACTCACCCCGACGCGCACCCCTGCAGGTCAGGAGCTTGGTCGTGCTGGTGTTGCCTACCTCTCTGGGCTGCGAATATTCGCCGCATACGTCCTCTGGAACAGAATCGAGCCGATCTTTCACGAGTACTACGAAGACGTGCCGCTTGCCGAACAAACGTACACTCTTCCGACGGTGGGCCTTGTGCTTGCGCTCGACCCGCAGTTCGAAGACGGCTACTACACCGTCGCATGGGTCCTCGCGCGCCGCGGTGACGTGGCCGGGGGTCTCGATCTAGCGAAGAAAGGCATCGAGAACAATCCCGAGTCAGGCTTCTTGCGCGCGAACTACGCGCAGATTCTGTGGCTCTACGGCAAGGATGTGCCGGAGGCTGTCCGGCAGGTTGATGAGGCTGTCAGGGTCGGGAAGTGGCGCAACGCCATTGACCAGCACGATAGCTACGCCGTGTTCGGTGCAATCTACCGAGCGGCGGGTCTGAAGGACAAGGACGCCTTCATCAAGCGCGAGATTCTGCGCCTCGACGTCGAGATCGGCCCGGCTCTCGACAGCACGGGCCACGACCATGACGGTGACGGCAAACCCGACCACTAGGAGACACCCTACGCATGGCGATTCTCGCACCCGACCTCTACTACTCGAGCGTGTTCGCGATCGACCTTGACGATCTTCGCCGACGAGATATCGATACGCTTCTCGTCGATCTAGACAACACGCTCCTGCCTCGCGACACGAATGTGATCACGGCCGAGCATCATGAGTGGGCTCGTCGACTTTCAGACGGGGGCTTCTCGGTGTGTCTCGTGTCCAACAACTGGCATGAACGCGTGCGTGCAGTCGCGTCTGAGATGGGCTTCGAACTCGTCTCCAAGGCCGTCAAGCCGTTGCCTTTTGCGTTCTTGCGGGCGCTCAGACTGGTGGGTGCGCACAGGTCTCGCGCAGCTGTGATAGGGGACCAGCTCTTCACCGACGTTCTCGGCGGCAAGTTCCTTGGCATGACGACCGTTCTTGTGCAGCCGCTCTCCTCGTCGGACCTACCACATACGCTGGTTTTGCGTCGGATCGAGCGGCTCGTGCTGGCGGGGCGTCGTCCCCTCACGTAGACTTGGACTACACCCTGGCGATCGACCGAGCGGAGTGTATGTGAGCTCGCGAATCAACGGCCGGACGCGCTTGGCCGGCGTAATCGGCTGGCCGCTCGACCACACGCTGTCTCCCGCTATGCACAATGCGGTGTACGAGGTTCTCGGTCTCGACTGGGCCTACATCCCACTGTCCGTACGTGACGAGAACGATCTGATGCGGGTGCTCGGCGCCGTGCGGGCGTTGCCGTTCGTTGGGTTCAACATCACGATGCCATTCAAGCAGGCGATGCTGTCCTTGTGCGACGAGGTGGCGATGCTCGCCAAGATGGCCGGGGCTGTCAACTCGGTGCATGTGGTGGACGGTCGCTTCATCGGCTACAACACAGACGGTCGCGGGCTGCTCGAGTCACTTGAGAGCGACGCGGGCTTCCAGCCGGAGGGCCGTGATGTGGTCATCCTTGGAGCAGGAGGTGCGGCGGGGGCCGCATTCTTGTCTCTGATGCTCGGCAAGGCCAAGACGATCACCGTCCTCAACCGCAATGTCGAGCGTGCCGAGGAGCTTGTCGACCGCATGAGCGGGCACATGCGAAACACCGAGGCGCGCACCGGAGCGTTGGGTCCCGGAGCCGAGGAGACCGTGCGCTCGGCAGACCTGGTGGTCAATGCGACTCCGATGGGCATGAACACCGACGACCCAAGTCCACTGCCGATCGAATGGCTCGGTACGGGACAGGTGGTCATGGACATGGTGTATGGCCGGGGCAGTACCGCACTCCTCGACGGCGCACGTTCGAGGGGGGCGACAACGCTCGATGGGCTCGGCATGCTCGTGGCACAGGGGGCGATCGCGGTGGATATCTGGAGCGATTCCGCGCAAACTCGCACGCCACGGGATGTCATGAGGTCGGCGGCCGAAAAGGTGCTGGCCGAACGGCTTGCGGAATCGGGTGACATCGCGTGAGCGCCGCGAGCGGCAAGAGACTGGGGAAGATCCTGGTTCAGTCCGGCCTGATTACACAGGAACA from Actinomycetota bacterium encodes:
- a CDS encoding YqeG family HAD IIIA-type phosphatase; protein product: MAILAPDLYYSSVFAIDLDDLRRRDIDTLLVDLDNTLLPRDTNVITAEHHEWARRLSDGGFSVCLVSNNWHERVRAVASEMGFELVSKAVKPLPFAFLRALRLVGAHRSRAAVIGDQLFTDVLGGKFLGMTTVLVQPLSSSDLPHTLVLRRIERLVLAGRRPLT
- the aroE gene encoding shikimate dehydrogenase, producing MSSRINGRTRLAGVIGWPLDHTLSPAMHNAVYEVLGLDWAYIPLSVRDENDLMRVLGAVRALPFVGFNITMPFKQAMLSLCDEVAMLAKMAGAVNSVHVVDGRFIGYNTDGRGLLESLESDAGFQPEGRDVVILGAGGAAGAAFLSLMLGKAKTITVLNRNVERAEELVDRMSGHMRNTEARTGALGPGAEETVRSADLVVNATPMGMNTDDPSPLPIEWLGTGQVVMDMVYGRGSTALLDGARSRGATTLDGLGMLVAQGAIAVDIWSDSAQTRTPRDVMRSAAEKVLAERLAESGDIA